One window of the Cryptomeria japonica chromosome 7, Sugi_1.0, whole genome shotgun sequence genome contains the following:
- the LOC131856679 gene encoding uncharacterized protein LOC131856679 codes for MRKTAIWSPPKPGWIKLNFDGASRGNPSPSGIGYVIKYHTGAILGKMAKSIPPDTNNIAEFKALQFGLRDCINHGFNNILVEGDSKIAINAIKRKNTPNWRLQGILESIVASLDRIENYEAKHIYREANSEADVLSKLAAQRSYL; via the coding sequence ATGAGAAAGACTGCTATCTGGTCTCCTCCAAAGCCAGGCTGGATAAAACTAAATTTCGATGGCGCCTCTAGAGGCAACCCGAGCCcctcaggcataggatatgtaatCAAATATCACACAGGAGCAATTCTTGGGAAAATGGCAAAGTCGATCCCCCCagacacaaacaacatagcagagttcaAAGCTTTGCAATTTGGACTAAGAGATTGCATAAACCATGGTTTTAATAACATCTTAGTGGAGGGTGACTCGAAGATAGCAATAAATGCCATCAAGAGGAAAAACACTCCAAATTGGAGATTGCAAGGAATACTAGAAAGCATAGTCGCAAGCCTGGACAGGATTGAAAACTATGAAGCCAAGCACATTTACAGAGAAGCAAACTCAGAGGCAGATGTTCTTTCGAAATTAGCTGCTCAAAGATCCTATCTCTAG